The following coding sequences lie in one Pirellulales bacterium genomic window:
- the metF gene encoding methylenetetrahydrofolate reductase [NAD(P)H]: protein MRVGDAFGAGKFGLSYELFPPKSPAGETELFGHLRELMAYRPDFVTCTYGAGGSTRDKTLEIITRVRDEHRLSVASHLTCVGSTVEQLREYLAEARRRGVENIVALRGDPPRGETSFRPIAGGFAYANELVALIRREFPEFGIAVAGYPETHVEAPSSEIDLQNLARKVAAGGDVVITQLFYRNDDFLRFRDRCTAVGIRVPIVPGLLPVTNLNQIRRITSLCGAKLPAEFLAALERCGDDETAQIDAGIDFAAQQLSELIAAGIPGVHFYVLNKSQAMRRILAAVPLPR, encoded by the coding sequence ATGCGCGTCGGCGACGCTTTTGGTGCCGGCAAATTCGGCTTGTCATACGAGCTGTTTCCGCCGAAATCGCCCGCGGGCGAGACGGAGCTGTTCGGCCACTTGCGCGAGTTGATGGCCTACCGGCCCGACTTCGTCACTTGTACCTACGGCGCCGGCGGCTCGACCCGCGACAAGACCCTGGAGATCATCACCCGGGTGCGCGACGAACACCGCCTGAGCGTGGCCTCGCACCTGACCTGCGTGGGCTCGACCGTCGAGCAGTTGCGCGAGTATCTGGCCGAGGCGCGGCGCCGCGGCGTGGAAAACATCGTCGCACTACGGGGCGACCCGCCGCGCGGCGAAACCTCGTTCCGCCCGATCGCCGGTGGGTTTGCCTATGCCAACGAGCTGGTGGCGCTGATTCGCCGCGAGTTTCCCGAGTTCGGCATCGCCGTGGCCGGCTACCCGGAAACGCACGTCGAAGCCCCCAGCTCGGAAATCGACCTGCAAAACCTGGCCCGGAAAGTGGCCGCCGGCGGCGACGTCGTCATCACGCAGCTGTTTTATCGCAACGACGACTTCCTACGATTTCGCGATCGTTGCACGGCGGTCGGCATTCGCGTGCCGATCGTGCCGGGGCTGCTGCCGGTGACGAACCTGAATCAGATTCGCCGGATCACCTCCTTGTGCGGGGCGAAGCTGCCGGCCGAGTTTCTCGCGGCGCTGGAGCGCTGCGGCGACGATGAAACGGCACAGATCGACGCCGGCATCGACTTTGCCGCGCAGCAACTTTCCGAGTTGATCGCCGCGGGCATTCCCGGCGTGCACTTCTACGTGCTCAACAAATCGCAGGCCATGCGGCGAATCCTCGCCGCCGTGCCTCTGCCGCGTTAA
- a CDS encoding glucose-1-phosphate thymidylyltransferase: protein MKIVLFEDDHVRQLYPVTLSRPAFGISVGGVRLIDLALALSDNVTCVVRPHLRDMYEADYPHHAPAPVQGQQRLLINARLVPSLEAQRVLQALIRAGRPALLTSGGLIAAALLDADQPLPMIDPTQEAVTQLLEHLQLPVQAGELPLLAYPHEIVKHNMALIGPNTEARLAAGGFEQRGDGFFVAPGAEIGAYVTTDTTKGPIVVEAGAQIGPYCFLRGPVHIGPRARVIEHAAIKDGVYLGHTTKIGGEIEASVVEPYTNKQHHGFLGHSYLGSWINLGAGTANSDLKNTYGQVNMEYQGRKVSTRMQFIGCIVGDYAKTAINTAIFTGKTIGVCSMVYGFVTTNVPSFVNYARSFGQVSETPVDVMVATQARMFERRSVAQRECDKQLLYAMYELTRNERQLSGDPLQF, encoded by the coding sequence ATGAAGATCGTCCTGTTCGAAGACGACCACGTGCGGCAGCTCTACCCGGTGACGTTGAGCCGGCCGGCGTTCGGGATTTCCGTGGGCGGCGTGCGATTAATCGACCTGGCCCTCGCGCTTTCGGACAACGTGACCTGCGTGGTCCGCCCGCATTTGCGCGACATGTACGAGGCCGACTATCCGCACCATGCGCCGGCGCCGGTCCAGGGTCAGCAGCGGCTGCTGATCAACGCGCGGCTGGTGCCCTCGCTCGAGGCGCAGCGCGTGCTGCAAGCGCTGATCCGCGCCGGTCGCCCGGCGTTGCTCACCTCGGGCGGGCTGATCGCCGCGGCATTGCTGGACGCGGACCAACCGCTGCCGATGATCGATCCGACGCAAGAAGCCGTTACCCAGTTGCTTGAACATCTGCAATTGCCGGTGCAGGCAGGCGAACTTCCCTTGCTCGCCTATCCTCACGAGATCGTCAAGCACAACATGGCCCTGATCGGCCCCAACACCGAGGCCCGGCTGGCCGCGGGCGGTTTCGAACAACGGGGCGACGGATTCTTTGTGGCCCCCGGCGCCGAGATCGGTGCCTATGTGACCACCGACACGACCAAAGGCCCGATCGTCGTCGAGGCCGGCGCGCAGATCGGGCCCTACTGCTTCCTCCGTGGCCCCGTGCACATCGGGCCTCGGGCTCGCGTCATCGAGCACGCGGCGATCAAGGACGGCGTCTACCTGGGCCACACCACGAAGATCGGCGGCGAGATCGAGGCCTCGGTCGTCGAGCCGTATACGAACAAGCAGCACCACGGCTTCCTGGGCCACAGCTACCTGGGCAGTTGGATCAATCTCGGCGCCGGCACGGCCAACAGCGACCTGAAGAACACCTACGGCCAGGTGAACATGGAGTATCAAGGCCGCAAGGTGTCGACGCGGATGCAGTTCATCGGCTGCATTGTCGGCGATTACGCCAAGACGGCGATCAACACGGCCATCTTCACCGGCAAGACGATCGGCGTCTGCAGCATGGTCTACGGTTTCGTCACGACCAACGTGCCGAGCTTCGTCAACTACGCGCGCTCGTTCGGCCAGGTGAGCGAAACGCCGGTCGACGTGATGGTCGCTACGCAGGCCCGGATGTTCGAGCGCCGCAGCGTGGCCCAGCGCGAGTGTGACAAGCAGTTGCTGTACGCGATGTACGAACTGACGCGCAACGAGCGTCAATTGAGCGGCGACCCGCTGCAGTTCTGA